The Treponema succinifaciens DSM 2489 region CAAGTTAAATGAAGGCGAAAAAATAGATTCATATGTAAGAAGCATTTGCAAGGGCGGAAGCATAAAGCGCGCATTGAAAATTGACTTTAGTGCGGGAGTAAATTTTTCAAAAGAAAAGTTTGATTTTACAGTCAACGCAATAAGTGAAATAATCGCCACATTCTGGAAAAATAGAATCACACTTGTAAAATTCGGGCGTCTTTTTTCCAAAAACTTTTTAAGGAACATTGCGCATCTTGAATATACAAAAACATTGGAAGATGTTGCAAAAACAGTTTCAAAACCGTTGCTAGTTTTGGGTGCAGGAGAAGGACTGGACACTTTGTCGTATTCAAGTTTTTCCCCAAACGACTTTTTTATAATCACAGTCGATGCCGCTCTGTCTCCATTACTAGCAAGAAACATAACGCCGGACGCAGTTGTTACAATGGAAAGCCAAATTGCAATCGAAAAAACGTTTCTAGGTGCAAAAAACAAAAACATTCTTTTGTTTGCGGATTTATGCGCAAGACCTGAAGCCACAAAAATTCTTGGCGGAAATATAATCTGGTTTGCGACAAAATATGCGGATGGAATTTTCTTTGACAATCTAAAAAAAGAAAGCGTCATTAGGAATTTTATTGAGCCAATGGGTTCTGTTGGGCTTGCGGCAACATACATTGCGCTAAAAATAAGAAGCAGTTCTTCTATTCCAGTTTTTATTGCAGGACTAGATTTTAGCTATTCCATAGGAACAACGCATGCAAAAGACACAATGGCTTTAAAACAACGTTTTATAAATTCCAACAGACTTACTCCAATAGAAAACTACGATGCGGCTTTTTCCATGTCGACGCAAACTGTCATGTCAAAAAACGGAAAAAAAATATGTAGCACAAAAATTCTTTTGCAATACGCCCAGCAATTCAAGCTGATGTTCCAAAATGAAAAGAATCTTTTTGACTGCTCAAGCACAGGAATAAAACTTGGAATACCCCAAAGAAACCTTTTTGCGACAAAAGGAAATTTGCAAAAAGAAAAATGCGAATCGCATAAAAATATTTCTAGCTTCTGTGAAAAGGAAAAAAGAAAACTTGAAGAACTTAGAAGCCTGCTTTCAGATGGAGAAAAGTCGCCTTTTAGAAATAACTTGCCTGAAAAACTTTCTCTTAGCAAGCAGATAAAAAAAATTGCAGAAGAACGGGAGTATCTTTTTCTGCATTTTCCTGATGGCTACAGATTCAAAAT contains the following coding sequences:
- a CDS encoding 6-hydroxymethylpterin diphosphokinase MptE-like protein → MNESVQEKPRLVSAGQGFSVLKTVEYKGRFLYSKYNPAKAIETYIDKMQVLSGTLIIACSPLLWYGIEKLKSLLPENCEIIALENDENLFELAMQNDSAGIPLFKLNEGEKIDSYVRSICKGGSIKRALKIDFSAGVNFSKEKFDFTVNAISEIIATFWKNRITLVKFGRLFSKNFLRNIAHLEYTKTLEDVAKTVSKPLLVLGAGEGLDTLSYSSFSPNDFFIITVDAALSPLLARNITPDAVVTMESQIAIEKTFLGAKNKNILLFADLCARPEATKILGGNIIWFATKYADGIFFDNLKKESVIRNFIEPMGSVGLAATYIALKIRSSSSIPVFIAGLDFSYSIGTTHAKDTMALKQRFINSNRLTPIENYDAAFSMSTQTVMSKNGKKICSTKILLQYAQQFKLMFQNEKNLFDCSSTGIKLGIPQRNLFATKGNLQKEKCESHKNISSFCEKEKRKLEELRSLLSDGEKSPFRNNLPEKLSLSKQIKKIAEEREYLFLHFPDGYRFKMEQSFLKRIRAETDFFIKQLEIAMKENKPL